The Drosophila subobscura isolate 14011-0131.10 chromosome A, UCBerk_Dsub_1.0, whole genome shotgun sequence genome includes the window GTGGAACTGCATTAATACTAGCAATAATAAGCCACAAAGCGGCAGTTTTCCCTGCTACTAAATACTCACAAAATGCGCAAGTTTGGGGTGGAATCGGCATACAAATGGGGCAACCGCAGCTGCAGTTAGCCCACGACATCGACTTCTATTCACAAACAAATTCCATAAAGAACTCCCTGAAATATGCACGAAAAGAGCGTGTAGTAGTGCTCGTAGTACCCATAAAGAATAGGAAAACATTCAGTCATGCACTGCAGCTTCAGCAAAGTGTCTGCTCAGCTACTGTGTAACAAAATATCtttgcaaaatgaaaagagtaatttttgtaaattatttaaacacTTCCAATTatggaaaatgctgcaaacTCTACAAATTGTTTCAAGTTTGCGTGTGAATCTGCCCACTTTGCGGGCAAAGTATTCTCCCTCGCTCACTGAGTGTGAGATTCCCTTCCCCATATGCGATTTTTGGGCAAATTAAGAGCCCGTGCGAGTTTATTTCGACGGCTAATTATAGTTTcttacacacacagctgcGCTGTTTAAGTGACTAacgattctgattctgattctgattctaaTTCGCAATCCACACGCTCATCATCGTCACTTGGCCCACGCCCACATAATTGATGTGTTTAGAGTAGAGAAACGCCCATGTAATTAGTCGGACACATCGTGCCGactaagcaaaacaaaaacacgacaaacgaaaacgaaaacgaagtaaacaaacataaatatacatttgcCCAGCGATGTGCGAGTGTTTGGGAATCGAACGAGAAGACACCTGTTGATAAAGTTTTATTTGGGACAGCAGAGAGCAACTGAGTCACAAGTGGGTGCTCACCCACAGTGAGCTCATCGACAGCCCAGAAGATGAGACATATTTACactcaaaaatataaacaacaaaataaatgttaagctcttgaaaaatatatctaaTATTCAGTTTTTGGGATGACTTTCCCTGCCGTGATCTGAGCCAGCAATTTGTCCAGCGATTAACTTAATTGTTCTGTCGCTTCTGTCAATGTCAATGTtgtttgtttcacttttgatGTCTGTTTGCGGTTTGTCACTGACTACGTGCAGTCGCTGTTTATCTCAACTTTGTTGTTGTGAGAAGAAAGCGGCAGCTAAAGTTGATCTCAACGAAGCAGAAAATACGCTGCGATTAGGCAGTATTTTCAGTGAAATTATCATCAAAGTGTGCCCTAAACAGTTGTCCTTTTTGAATGATATTTCAGGGCCAGCCACGACGAGCTTTGGTGCATTGAACATATTGTGAAAATGTTCAAAACCCATAGAAACCATctgcaaaaatattcacaattTCTATGAGTGtttaaagcaaacaacatcCATGGCAACCATGTTACATATGATTCAATAAGCTACATCTAATCTATGTACGCGTAAAACCTCTTTTGGTGCCACAGATAGCATATCTTTCCGAGCATAAAACATTGTTTTGTACACATTTGTAGCCAATTTCCGCTGAAAGTTCAGCGCTCATCTTCCATGACAAGTCTCAGGAAAACCACAACAGTGAATGGTAGAGcatgcagccaaaaaaaaacgtactTGTAGCTGAAACTATGCCCCGAACTGAAGCATGTTCGTACGCAAATCGTGGGAATCAATGCAGTTAAGATCACACAGCGCACATGTGACCTTTGTGCGCTCAACAATTTGGAACCATTTATGTAAAGCGAATTTTAATGAACATTTTACGCAGAACTAAAATACTTGAAATAGACTTTATGGCAATTTGCATGTGCAAAGAATCCTTCAATGATCGatgtaataaataattgtgtACTTTTGCGTTGGAAATTATGTTTATAAAGAGCTCAATAGCAGTCAAGGTGAAGCAGGGGTTATGGGCATCAGAGAGCAGTGAAGAGATCTCGGGGTGgtaatttgccaaaaaataaatttatttctcTAGTAATAAACAATAGTATTATAttggttttgatttattgatcttgttttgtttgtttgtttgctgttgttccgcTGCTTCTGCATTACTTTTGTTCATCTAgctcatttgttgtttgttaattaattttgtttgctgttaaacttgttgctgtttgtttttggtgttatTACAGGATGGAAATACAATGGGAAATGATGGAAATGTGTGGAGTACTTACAGACATAAAACTATCAACTAAATGAGTAAGTATGtaatgtatgtaggtatgcaTGGGGGCAATGGGaatattgaaatttgtaaACCATTGATCCTAAAACAAAGGACATTCGAGACGATCATCTCTGACTTTTCTACGAGCTTCTACACAATAAATGGTTAACATTTTTTACCTTCCAACAAAGTGAAATGAGCaagagtaaaaataaaaactattttttgcttattttttttctgttttttgttgttttgtatttagaggcatttctgtgtgtgtgtctgtgtgtgtgtgaacgtaagtttgttttgttgtgcgtGGTTGACTGTACTTGGCCTTGAAGAACTtcgacaggacaggacaggacaggacagacaCTTCCTTTCTTTCCATTCTACTTATAATACATGCAAATCGGTTCTCGTTCGTTCGCTGCGGGCTGCTGCCTTCccatagaaatatatatttatttttgttgttgttgtgttcgTCCAGCAGGAACAGGCTATTaactatatatatgtatgtatatatgtatgtataggtgtgtgtgtgtgtgtggcatacaaATATAATGTttcttgtctgtgtgttttaGGCCAcagtttcttgttttttggtgtCTGTTTGCGTTTCACTAATTGAATTCCTTTCCACGTCCCACTCCTCCCAGGGTACAATATATGTCTATATATACGTATACGTTCGGTATCTGTTGGATCGATCGCTTTgtgcgtctgtctgtttgtttgtgtattcgTATTTGGGTTTATCGTATCATATGTATGCTCCCTATAATGTAGCTGGTAGGTCTGTCTATATGCTGCCTCTTTCTAGTATACTCAAGCGTTCTCTcatgctctccctctctctctctctctctacttgCTGCCACGCCTACTAGCGCCTACTACAGCTGACTCACCATTACAAATGATCCTCCACCAACACAATTCGGACATAAAAAACTCAAAAGCACTAAAATTggttttaaaaaaataatacatataattttttatatttttgtaagtATATCCATAAGATTATACACGTGTGCATAGATatacgtttgtgtgtgtgtgtgtgtgcataaataaatttcttaaaaatttgtgtgtgtatttggtataaaacaaatcatattttaaatatcaaCTTAACAACTAAAAACGCTACGCTTTACAaactacaatttaatttaattatactAAATAGATTatcaaagacaaaaaaaaattagttcCTTTAGCGCTTACAGACAAGTATTTAGTGTATTTAATTTCGTATAGCTATcaataattatataataataataataatgtgacttgttgttgtttctgtatATTTCTTTTTAAGGACTCTTCCAAATCATTTCCcattgaaatcaaatttctCTTTCTCAAACTATATGCAACGAAAAATAGTtctaaaatacataaatccaAATCTAGtgcttgtgtttttgtgtgggtgtgtttttcATTCGCTTACAAAACctaacaacaacgaaaaaaaaaaaaactataggTTGGTACAAAGCAAAATGGATATCAAGTGGATTCCACTTTTTCCAGAGTCGGGAATCTCATGTCGAAAGTCCACACATAGATCTATCGATTACTTAGTTTATGTGTCTGTgcgcaaaatgtttgttttgttttgtgcctgAGCATTGGCTGTACATGGCTCCTATGGATAGAGTACATGGGTGGGGGGGCGTaagaatttcaaatattttttgagtacacaaatttgttcaacaaccaaaacaaaaaggaaagaaagaaatcttGACATGATCAGGAGCTGGCATCTTATACTCTAGCAACACATTCCCATAAGCGAACGGCACTGCCTTGATACGCGTATACAGAATTGAATTAAATACTATCAACAGATAGAACGAAATATGAATTAAATCGATTCGAAAAaagacaataaataaatacatttataaaaCTTAATAACAAAGTAtctgtgcgcgtgtgtgtgcctttatatgttcgtgtgtgtgtgtgtgtgtataggtTGGGGGTAGTCAAAATAAATAGTTTCTATAATCAAATGTAACTTATTGTGTTGTTTCCTAAAACGCTCTCTAACACGGTCTAAAGTTTCTTTGCTCTACCTCATTCTATAACGCGTTTTGCCTTCCTACCTTCTCACATCAGCTGTAAGCTTTTGCCTACATTTTGgtcatgtatgtgtgtgtgtgtgtgtgtgtgtgtgcatgtcctGCCCCGACAGAGGCATGCATAGTGTATATATACGTTTGATTGGGGGCAAACATCAGACAGCAATTGCCATAAGCCGCGATCCGCGCACAGTTTGGGATAGGAACAACGAATACAGTCGCTTGGGCGGTACATGAATTGCTGCCttgagatacagatacagatacagatgtcTTCCCCCCTACAGATGGCAGATATCTTTCAACAATGGAgacccaaaaaaatatctttaaCAATACTGTAAACTGTAGACTgatcaaaacaattttcaactcTCTCAAATCTCTCCTCCGCAATGGGCCTCTGTCAGGGGCAATCTACTCGCCGCTCCGCCTCCTTCACTTTATCCAAATTTATGCTAATGTTTTGtataccaaaaaaacaattggTATCCTCCTCGTGTGTGCTTAGGACGAGGCTTAAGTGTATGCTAAGGATCGATTAGCTAGTGCCAGCCTTGCGCTAGCTGTGGCTGCATGCGGCAAGCGCACTCTTTTGTGGCAGCTTCAGCAGGCGGCGTGTCCGAAACTCGTACGCACGGCGACAGAACATGACAAGCTCCGGATTCGTGTGCTCCGGCACTGTACGCACTGGATAACAATTGACAATGGCggtggttgtggtgctggtgctggtggcggcTGCGCTGGCCGTCGCATTGCTGCACGGCCGACGCGGCACAATGCTGACATCCTCCACATCCTCCTCGGCGGCACGCAGGCGGCGACGATATCTAAATGAAACACAAAAGGCACGTTAAATTGCTGCTCAGGGCTCAGTGTTCCCTGGCTAATGCCACCCACCTGCAATACTCGCTGAAGGTAAGCACATAGCACTTGTCCTCAATGCAGGCCACCGAATTGTGATCGCGATGCCGTGAGGCATACACCTCGTCTGGGCAATCGTTGCGCTGCCGCCCCTGGTCCGTATGCTCTGGCCGATAGTACCACAGCAAGGACATCATCATTTCacctacaacaaaaaagggttACGATACAGagaataaatcaaaagatGGGCCCTGTTCCACTGAAACGATCTCCTGGGACGCGCACTCTTagcatctctctcttttccagTGTGGCTTATCAGTTAAGGGTGAGTTTTTCCCCTCAAAGAGTGCCCAGTGGAACCCAGTCATCATCTATGCGTCACCGCAACTGCTCACCATCTTCCGGATTCTGCCAGAGATGCGCCACCTTGGCCACATACGGCAGCTCATTGTCCTCGTTGGCCTTGAGCAGGACACAGTCCCGTGTGCGTATTATGTCACCCTCCACATGTCGCATTGCCGGATAGCAGGTGCGCAACACCAACGGATCATCGCTCTTTAAAGAggagaataaatatatttcagttatttattatttgttattttggATTTGGCATTGGAACTTACATTCAGAAATACGGCGCCCTGGAAGGCCTTGCCCGCCCACATCCAGCCATTGTTCCACTTGGGCACCACATTCGCCTTCGTTGCCGGCGGCTGTGTCTCATCCAGCTCGTAGCTAACTCCACCCGGTCGATGCTTTTGGCGCTTACGATTCCCAAATTTGCATCGGGATCGCGCACGCTTCGTGTGCGTCGTGTGTTGACTTTGGcgtgttgtggctgtggctgtgcttgTGGATGTACTTCCAGATGTGGACGCGGGCGTAAcggtggtggctgctgcggctgcggctgttgctgctgctgtcggcacCAGGAACTTGTGTTGCTCCTCggaatgttgctgctgctgttgcagcttctGTGCTTGCAAATCCGCCGTCTGGTACTCGTTGTTATTTGTCTCTGCCGATGCAGGCGACGCTGTagacgctgctgccgctgctgtggagGATGCCGCTACTGTTGCGCTTTCCTcgactgctccagctccagttgcagcttcttctgctgctgctgctgctgctgctgctgctgtcacctTTTTGCCCTTCGCTTTGGCCTTGATGTTGCCCTGTTTCTTCAGTTTCTTTGCCGGTGGCTGTTCCGTGGATGATGGCAGCGGCTTTTTGGTCTCCGACTTGGAACGCTTCTCGGCCGGGGCCTGGGGCACAGGATGTGTGGCCAACAGCGGTGAGGGTGCGGCATAGATAccggcactgccactgccaccgccaccagcaCCCACTTTCCCCTGCACCTGACTGCGACAGCTGTTCAGTTCGGGATCACTGAAGTATCCACGACTGTGCGACGTGTCCAGACCTTCCAGCAGATGCAGGGCGGCAATCTCCTGCTTCCGTGGCCGTGCCCGCTTGGGCGAAGAGCCGCTGGTCACATTTTTGGTCAGACTTTCCTCCTGGCCAGAGgagccagctcctgctgctcctcctgctgctgctgctgctgcgtcagTTGTGTCTGTTGCATCGTCTGCTGTCtgagctgtggcagctgcctcttCCTCGCGTAGCTGTTGCTGACGCTCTTGGCgttgctgcttcagctgctcgcGCCTCTGGGCACGGATCctttgctgctggcgctgtgcGAGCAGCAATTGCCGCCGCTTGGCATACTTGGCCGGTGCTCGGCCGAGGCGGCGCACAAACGTCCTGCCCGGACACAAGTAATTGCGCGGTTCGGCCTGCTTGATCAGGCTCTTGTAGCTGTGGTGCGTCTTGGGGGCCTTGCCCGAGGCAGCTGCACCTGCGGCGGAGGATGTCGATGAGGCAAGCAGATTGATgcgctgcttgctggctgccggtgccggtgcctcTGCTGGAACCTCTGCTGCAGCCTCTGTCTGTTGTGCTTCGGTTtctgcttcggcttcggctacgggttcgggtttgggttCCGCTTCTGGCTCCGTTTTGATTGTTGGCTTCAGATCTGGCAGTTGGCTGATATGTGatggtttgctgctgccgccgccgccgccgccgctgctgctgctgctcgccagacgtccctcctcctgctcctgctcctgctcgattttgattttggtcTCTGCTTTGATTTCCGCTTTAAGTACAAAAGGCAACTCTGGCTGTGCTCCCGcatgcttctcctgctccaaatccaattccaattccagctgctgtttctttttctcctcctgctgctgctggagctcctgctgctgctgctgctgctgctgctgcttcagctgttcctgttgctgctgctgctgctgctgctgctgctgctgctgtgctgcgaAAACCATCTCTCTGGCCATGCTCTTGCCGATCCTCGCCTTGCGCGGCGCACCAACACCGCCTGCTGATGCTCCTTTGGCAGGTGCTGCggctcctgctactgctgctgttcctgctggcgctggtggtggtgtgcTAGAGGTCAGATCATACGCCTCAATGTGCTGCTCGTTGTGAGTGTGACCCTTCTCAAGGGTCAGGCCCagacccatgcccatgccca containing:
- the LOC117903186 gene encoding AF4/FMR2 family member lilli isoform X6, with protein sequence MRLKETTKKSATTATATTTAAAAAAAGAAPLPLGRSLSGDFVKALHIATPPQPYLQHSQRPHYLQLQLQQQQQQLQQQQQLQQYQYQRCSSVGSTSSSGTCETERSYPSSGSSCSSLSPAALTVTAMMQGPAEGAAAGTAGTGAAAGQGLAPPAAAEDATAAAVLAANIAESFTFLQQHAAHHFRDILYAAHMLGRGYYQPAGPLISPHVIAGGPPPPPTQQQQQQQQQQQQQHLLKKLQEEESSSGSPTQLQQLQLQQQQQQQAAEAAEQAAAAAAASQSQHQPPHQPQAQHLLQQHHQHQQQQQQQQQQPPQPQPYPASAVAAAAAAAAGHPGVPYSRSMHAAQMHYTTAYPPNYYSPYPGEVMCYSPPAYQPYFTSKVYQTGPPPPGHHPAVHQPPPPPPGAYRRYPYYQHAGPPHPPTHPELYEQQQQQQQQQQQPPPPPSQAAAAAQAASPQQQQPQPQQGTSVGGVGVGPAGSQLVPAHHHHHQQQLQQQQQQQHQQQQQQQLQQPQPHQPPHLEHYPGPPSYYAGYSPGGAGSAAGQCYTRGLQGPYMDYPPQCPCPMQQSCPKNVHTGPHIGSNISSNNISQQNSSSSHKTASSSSSSSSSSSAMLPGAMSSSSSQSTAAPTAAATATSLNTSRGPVKNANKNTTNNSSSSSSSGSSRSKSNTETLTTNTRATAATNTEELRATAATNTEELRAKAAATRATETQTGRDVDVAVATAATTNNMGTQCQMLAVKTELKSDPQVTQKMQYEAHVMPPPTPPESYCASDDKLLEDQDQEAEMELVLGMGMGLGMGMGMGLGLTLEKGHTHNEQHIEAYDLTSSTPPPAPAGTAAVAGAAAPAKGASAGGVGAPRKARIGKSMAREMVFAAQQQQQQQQQQQQQEQLKQQQQQQQQQELQQQQEEKKKQQLELELDLEQEKHAGAQPELPFVLKAEIKAETKIKIEQEQEQEEGRLASSSSSGGGGGGSSKPSHISQLPDLKPTIKTEPEAEPKPEPVAEAEAETEAQQTEAAAEVPAEAPAPAASKQRINLLASSTSSAAGAAASGKAPKTHHSYKSLIKQAEPRNYLCPGRTFVRRLGRAPAKYAKRRQLLLAQRQQQRIRAQRREQLKQQRQERQQQLREEEAAATAQTADDATDTTDAAAAAAGGAAGAGSSGQEESLTKNVTSGSSPKRARPRKQEIAALHLLEGLDTSHSRGYFSDPELNSCRSQVQGKVGAGGGGSGSAGIYAAPSPLLATHPVPQAPAEKRSKSETKKPLPSSTEQPPAKKLKKQGNIKAKAKGKKVTAAAAAAAAAEEAATGAGAVEESATVAASSTAAAAASTASPASAETNNNEYQTADLQAQKLQQQQQHSEEQHKFLVPTAAATAAAAAATTVTPASTSGSTSTSTATATTRQSQHTTHTKRARSRCKFGNRKRQKHRPGGVSYELDETQPPATKANVVPKWNNGWMWAGKAFQGAVFLNSDDPLVLRTCYPAMRHVEGDIIRTRDCVLLKANEDNELPYVAKVAHLWQNPEDGEMMMSLLWYYRPEHTDQGRQRNDCPDEVYASRHRDHNSVACIEDKCYVLTFSEYCRYRRRLRAAEEDVEDVSIVPRRPCSNATASAAATSTSTTTTAIVNCYPVRTVPEHTNPELVMFCRRAYEFRTRRLLKLPQKSALAACSHS